The nucleotide sequence TTTTTCTAAGTTCACCTGGTGCCCTGTTTTCAAAACATGATCACAGAGCTCTGTCTGCTTACTAGTACTGTATTTCATATCCCTTTTGTGTTctttcattctcgtttttgttttcctaccTGTTTCCCCAACGTAAACCTCGGGACAATATGTTTTTAATTGTTGTGAGCCGGtgtgaatttcggtaattaaagATGTATGTTCCCGGCCTTTGGTCAATCTTTAACATAATTGTCAAAGTACACAAGTTACTTCCTTCATTGTCTGCGTTTTCTCTTGAGCGGCACTCGAAAATCAAAACTCCACGGCATGCCACGTGACACCATTATCATTCTTGACTTGACTAAAGGGTCGGGCGTACGCctatcgaatgatatcatttggagCTTGGAACATTACATAGCACCGCTCGGACGAGGGACCGTCACTCAGAACAATATGTCTTCTATCTTGCTTATTTTGCATAGTGTCCCATACAGGCGGATCCATCTAactttcaagaaatcaggggacGAGACAAAACAATATTGATAACATTGGGCTCCGaacgaagctctgttttaacagtgtgtggTGTGTTATCTATGCCTTGCTGGGTAAGGGAGCAGTTTGTCGAGTTTGCGTACTACAGCACGCATTCGTTCGCCGGTTTCCATGTTTTTTGCGCATTTTTTAGCATTGTAGCAAAAGAAACACCTCATTGCGAGACGCTACTGGTACCGTTGCGGCCATGTCCTGAAGAGAAGTCTCGATGAACGTAAGACTGGTCTGTGAAATCCATCATTTCCCGATCACATACTATAATGATCTAACAATGTCATTAGTACTCCGACATCCAAACAACTCGCCGGTCAACTCCCAGGCCGTACTCTACGCTGCTCAGAATTTATCAGCAATATACCGCTGTCACACGGGCGTTTCAATGGTCCTTGTTATGACTGGCTGTCGAACTGAATGGTAACCGGGCGGCGACCACTGCCCCTCTGAATCATCATGCACTCGGATGGTCCTCGTCTCGATGGTTGTTCGTGAAACGCCACAGAAGCTGTCCATGGGCCTCGAAAACTGCCGCCTGCAACCTCGTGATCAGCCAACAAGCACTGAGCGCAAAATAAGTGCACACAATACACCTCCGGGAAGTACTATGAAGTGCTGAAACTTGATTTGCTGAAATTTCCGCTGACATTTTCTATAGGCTGCTCTTTCTATCTAGGGTttctgaatactagctccctacCTAGTATTCAGGACACCCTATTCAGAATCAAGTTAAAAAGGTAGAAGGTCCGGAGAACCGCTTAGAAAACTATAAGGGACGAGCCTCAGGACAAGAGCCACCGATTGTTCTAACAGAGACTGTTCgccttctgggcaccgtcctcatcattggcatcgTACTAAAGGGTTAGAGATGACGTGTTGAAGAGTTCATGGGTAAAATACAGTCAACAACATTCGTGGATGGAAAAATTCGAACTGGGCTATTGCGATCAAGCATGCCACACCAACTATTGCGCAGTGTCAAAACGACCTCTATGAATGTATCTTTCCAGCGCTGGAGTCTTGGTGTATGCTCGTGAAATATTGTCGGTTTGTTGTCGCCTTTTGAAACTCCCTCGTAACTTCTCCTATCATACCTGAACTATAGgctcaacaacaacagcagcagcagctgcaTGCCGCATCGAGCCAGAAGGTAGAGAAGCATCACCAGCATCATCATCAGGTGAAGGACAGGCCTCCATCGAATGACGTCGAAGGCATTGACAGCGAAGGCCACCCTCCCATCAAGAGATTACCCGGACCACCGATCTTCGTACCTCCGGTACCTCATCCCCATCATCATCAAGCCGGTGGACAAGGACAAAGCCGTAAGGAACTTCTCTTGATCCCAAAGGAGTCTAGAATTGGATGCTAAGGTGCCTTTTTTCTTGGCATGGCTATACGTAGCCTGCATTAGAACAGTTAACGACATCGTATAAAAGGAGCCGTCGCTCATCAATAGGCCTATAGCTTAAATATCCGCTTCTTCCTCCTCGTGCCAATTAAGTAATACGATCCGTGCGCCATTCGTGTGTGTGGAAAATCACTTACcctagttcccttagaagttgtcccaggacgcatgttccccccagggcgttagtcgtgacgttgcccacctctgtggggccaacaacggcgacccctttcaccaccactTCCACTCACCCTATCTCTATCGAGCAAGCTTCAGAGACTTCAGATAAGATGCTCAAAATAGGTCCTTGTCCGCTAAGCTTAAGAAGCTTCTGGGTAATTGAAGCAATGGAGACAGCTGGGCTAATTAGCTACATGTCATGGTGAGGAAACGCGAAATGGGAACATAGACACAGAACAAGAGAGCAAGAGGAGGGCAGCAGTACAAGCGACTGAAGATTTATTAGTGTACACATAGCGGTACGAATATAAGGCAAGCTGGCACGGCGTTGCTGACGGCAATGGGCGCAGTATTACGACACCGACGCGCTCCGATAAGGATCAGAATTGGACGGCTGAGCTAGATCGACGGGATCGAAGTCCTGATGAAATATCGTCATGATATTGCGGGAATTGCTAAGTGGTAAACTAGCTGGTGACTTGAGTACATGACCATAAAACCAAGAGTCCAGGGACGACGACAGGAATATCGAGACTTCCTCGTTTTGTGCCTGTTGTCGTCATCCCTGGTGTCTAGGTCATACCGTCCTGTATCTTGAGGAATATCTTTAAGTTACTTACCTTATAGATACTTTCTTAAACTATCAATACTTACTTAACTAATAGATATTTCCCGTCTTCTCTGCCtctcacacatacacatacatgtGATCGTACTTACAGCCCCAACGCGTCGAAGCTGACGGAGTAGTTAGTGAGCCACCCTCTATAGGCTCTATGTAGAACTGTAAGGAGAGAGCGTTGTGAGCTATCCCACTCATGCTAGGGTTGTTGGTCGAGAAGCAGACGCTCCGCTCCGAATGCGCGAAGGTGGGTTATCGTGAGGAGGAGAAGGCTTCTCGAGAAACACCCCCAAGCACGAGTGGACCTTAATAATAATTaatgtaataataattaatTTATAGTTTCGACAAGTATGAAGCCATGTGGTGCTCAATATGCTCaggcgtctggcaacattgctcctcgaagGTACATTTCTGTCTGCCTACTACAGCTGCTGGCGGACTTCCAACGCTTACTAAGACCTTCTCAGTGTTGTTAAGAGAGAGAGGCAAACTCTCGAGAATCCGACCTACTCTTGGGTAATCCCAATCTATGGGGTATAGCGGTTTCtctggaataataataataataattgagtgtttacgtcgcgggacaactgagatcatgagcgacgccacagcggtcggtctgtggattgtttttgcccatctgagggttctttaacgtgcgatgaaagctcatcacacggcaccccgtatttaacgtccctcgcggcgtgtctaagcaacttgtaccctgccaccaagttgctggcgtcctcggccgggttcgaacccgcgatctcgggatcagaaggcgaacacgctaccgactgagccaccgaggccggtaggTTTCTTTGGAAAGTCCGTGGAAACGCGTAAGGTCCACAGACTGCATGGATATTTTGCGTGCTGTATCTTTGAGCGAGGTTGATTTAGAATACGaagttaaaaaaatatatatatcgtTTGTTTTTAGTCCGTACTGATACTTTAAGGATCAGAAGGCACCACGTATTTCGCAATCACATTTATGTGGCAGAACCTGGATTGATCTGCCGCAACCCCTTTAACACGGGATCTCGTCGTCTCAACGAAACTTAATAATACGCATTGCAGGTATAGAAAACGATATACGATATAGTCCATCGCTATACGATATAGTCCATCCAAAGAACCGTTACCGCGCCGCGCATGTTTCTAACAGTGGTTATCCCAAGATATATTAATTCATTCTTTCAATCCTTGTTTCAGTTCATGCCCCACGGCCCCCGGTCTTCGTTCCTCCAGTGTTCAAGGTCCCACCTCCTCATGCTCCACCATCCCACCCAATCCCGTTCGGAGCACGCTTGCCTCCGACGCACGCGCGTCAGCCGTTGTATACTGGACCGGTCCATCCCCAACCACCTGGGCCTCTAACCCACAATGGTGACGATAGGGAGGAAGCCCCAGCTGTCCATGATACGACCACGTTTCCCACCAGATTTATGCCTGAAACTAGGAGACCCACGCCTCCTCCTCCACTGGACGAAATCCAGCCCGTGTACGTTCCCTCTACTCAGAACATTGAAGAAACAACGGAAGATGTCGTGACCCAGTACGATTACTACGAAACGGACGCTGAAGCAGAAACGATACCACCTTCGACAACGCAGGAGTCGGCGACAGCAACTCACCAAGGGTTCCACGTCCCGCATTCAAGCACGGTGGAAGTGAACGGAGAGGCAACGGAACAGGGTGCTGCAGGCAGCGTTCAAAAATCAGCTACCCACCCCACGCCTGCAGATGAAAGATACGAAGTCCCAGTTCCAGAACCAGGTCCGTCGACCCAGTTCAACGCCATAAGGCCAGGACCTCCTATGGCGCTGGATGGCTACAAGCCCGGTAAACCGCACTACCCGTATCCCATACCGACGTTTCAGGCTACGAATCCCGCTGTGATACAGGATCGAATGGATACCATAGATCCTACGGAACCGACAGTGACGAAAGTTCCAATAATCGTCAAGGAGGTCAAGATAAGCGGGAGGTTCCCCAGCGGCCCTCGGTCCCTTAGGTCGAAGAGGGAGGCTCAAGGCCCGTCGGACCAGTTGGGTGTTCGCGGGATCATCAAAGTGGTGTCTGGAGTAGATCTCGCGTTTCTGCCGAACGCAACGCGAGACGGTACTCCGTTGTACATGGGACACTACGAGCAAGTCATCTACGGTGTCTGCCTTCCAGCCACCGGCCTCGCGGCGAGCGTAGGCGCATTCGTGCTGCTGATTCTCTGCACGACCTGCATCGCTGCGTATCTCTTTTACGTGCTTCGAACGTACCAGGAGAAGAACAGACAGTCATTCATGCTTGGACGGTTCCTAACAACGCACAAAGGTGTGAGACATTGAAGATGCGTGCTCAGCTCAGGGCAGCACGTGTACGGACATACATTTACGGATGTGTTTTCGCGGGCTGTCGCCAGCGAAGGGGCAGAGGGAGGCGTGCAATGGTGTCTTCGGTCGAAAAGCACTACGCGTACGGGACATGAACAATAGCAAGGACAACGTCCCGCGCTTTGTGTAATAGTGAAACGACCAAAGGAATTTTCCTGAAGGAATACCTAACTGCTCACACAACCACTACGGTGGTCCTGACTtgtatatttatatttattgaGTACATATTTATTTTCCTCACAGTCGTTGCTCGTTACTCCGTGCACTAACGGTCAGGTGAAGGACGGTGCATCGTTATCGTCTGAAGGCGCGAGTTAACGATATGGCTTTCCGGCGATCAAAAAGTGGGCAAAGCAGGCGTCTGATATAAGGCGAGGCAAGACACCGACGGACCGAAAAGCGCTTACCGCGTAGGTCAGCGAAGCTTGATACTTCAGTAACGAAGTCAGAAGTAGGCGAGGCAATTATATATACAGTGTGTTCAAGCTAACGTGCACCGAggtctattaaaaaaaaaaaaaataacacggTGCGTCCTCAGCACTGATGCACTAAGCAAGCGTCATGGGAACTGGAGAATATTGTGAGGAATCGCGTGTTCTAATCGCCCGTATGTTTTCATGATGCTTGATTAATTAATGGGGTGCAATTAATTACCTAAACTTCTAATATTATTCGCGTTCGGGCCGAGGTGTGATTTTTTTGTTAATCGGAAAGTTGTACAGAGTATCCAGAAACACCTATCGCAGTTGATTCCCACAGCGTGCGACTTGcgtgaagatttttttttcctggtaaGAAAGAAAGCGCGCGAAATCCAAAGTGTACCACGTGACACGAGCCGAGCGCACTACGCGCGCGCCTCCATTTTAGAGCTCTTAGGCGTAcactaaaaatgaacttcaccacgtgacacgctcctagccaactattgAGTGACGTCGTTCTTTCTCCTGATTCGCTGATAAAGGGGGCCTACGCCATTTTTTTGTTATATGCAGTTCGTAATTGCCATAAAAATGGCGCACACCGCCGcgtttcatcaaatcaggggagagaacgttgtcattcggcatggtggttggctagttgtgtggtatgcggtgaagttctgtttttagactgtACAGCAGtactatcccaagcagcacgccaatattggtccaatactggACCCATGGGATGCCAAGATTACCAATATACCAATTACCAAGAtaccaatattggttcaatatggCCTGCCcgtattggcaagcccattttgcccacatattgcgccaatattttcgtgttagcgccaacggagagtccgtgtaataataaagtattatccggtttaatatccaccactgatactACTTCTCTCTTCTCTTCCATTTCTGCAGACCTTCTTATTGATACACGTCGCACagcattacaaaaacaacaccgCATCGCCCAAAAAAATGAAGAACGGGTGCTatgcccgtcttgctgaaggacccaggcagtcgtgttgccaactgtaggatgggacaagggtgtcgaaccgaaacgtttttagttccggttacatcataagcGATCcagtaccggttctgctccggagcaaaaaaataacggttcataccggtttttaaccggttccgcttctgcctgggaatattcatccccacaaaaactcaatgttacaaaatgtaaacacgtttattccgcatacatggtatttaatattaatagacagctgtgaaattggtaggtcctggttcctgtaggttactgtctgttcaaatgggctttctcctttcttgaagcgcatgctgcaaacggacttgtttgtcgtgatgtcatacgtaaagtactttcttgctgggatGCAAcaatcgcgtcccatccgaatgtctgttgctactgtctagacAGCACGCACCActgcacgagtacgacgcaaatcgaggaacaccctctccctcaaacgccttcgacggctccgttttattttcttcttgtcctgtccacaaaagagttgccacttcgcacgggcttgccctcgcgtatacgtaaatgtattcaacttagctgctctcaaacaagggacgcgttgcgcgacattaccgacaaagaagccgttatgcagcccccttgggtcgctgtttagttgaggagagtttggggggatcaaaatAAACGAACACTACTGCatattgctagagagtcacatgtacctctaagtctgtgtgcgtgcgcgaacgataaaccattacaaagggagcctcagggtcatagtataccgacatacattccaccgtaaccgtaaccctcgtatagtatccatgacatgacttcagagcacacgacgtctgtttcattcgcctatccgtagtccaaaccgacgaagttttttcttggaccgaaaaccgttaaatatatttttcggtttccctcctgagcgaaaaaaaaaaaacgtatacggtttcgatttcgttccggttcgcaccaaaatagcgttttttttttcggttttcggttcgctccgacaccctgaatgggacaagcgaaagcttgcccacattcAAAGATAGCACTGCCTTcaccctaaaaacgaagagcaggatcaactagtgctaTGCAGCCAGtcccaatgccaaacatccctcatgAGCCTTCATTGAGGATAGCAATAGTGTATGCCCCGAAAATTTtcaacccgctccgagagtacaaaggagcgaaacactttcgtgacggtgaggggcatacgcctcagcaactcacactggCTGCAGTAATTTGAAAGCACCTAGCTTTACAGAACAGCCATCcccttcctttcctttctttttttttctttcttaatgaacatatccccccccatcCCTTCCTAtaaaacattgtgtttttactTGAACTGCCTCAATTCCGTTAccattagaggaaccagcgacattttagcccgtatgaaacgtccgatccgactgtcgcgcataCGTATTAATTGTAGGTGTATCTGTGTTCTTCCATATCTATTAACCGGCTTTCATATGTTATTTTGCTATATGCTTCTCTGGCTTCTAAAGTGGAGATTCCTAGGTCACCCATTACTATTTCGTTCGGTACGGATATGTGAGTAGTATAGATTAAGACTGTATAATAACCGTTACGTACAacaacatcctttttctaatccaagatggccgattctaatccaattctaagccaaaatccagttctaagccaaaatccagttctaagccaacacaatccacttgtaatccacGCACAAgtcaaatccaaagccatctgattggccaccATTAGTCCCGTCCACTTCCtgttgattggtccacgccaagCCCCCCCACTGATTGGTCAATCGTAGCTCTGCTCCTTtgtgctaattagttggcttggctccgcccagttcacgctaaatggcccgtgctaagcctactggtCATtcattggttgactgtagctccgccccctTTATGCcaattactcggctctgcccacttcacgctgattggtgcatgcgtatcgctgagcacagctccgcccctttatgctaattaaccagctccgctgattggtccattctaagcctactgatcactctccacattttccacactttctaagccctctgattggccatCCCCcgtttaagcctaccgattggcccgttctaagcgcactgattggctgactaagccccgctgaacatagccttcattagtgcccgccagatggcagcggccccgctgcggctttatctcagatgttcaaacttacccatCTCTTCATGGCGATTGGCCCGCGCTAAGCCCCACCATAATGGCTAGCAGGTCCTGATTGgccttcaccggcgcccgcGAGATGGTGCGCCGATCGCTCAGcggtggcttcagatggttctagcCCAATTTTGTGTTCTctatctcagatagctctacgagatcgaacagacagggaaaaaatacCCTTGAACggttattgagtacatgtttgaggaaaagcatggtggtcttggagaggttgattcctttgatgctgggtgtggttccacggaagtgacggatcatgtagacgtctccgggacagcggctgagaaaaatttcgtcctccatGAGCTGGCACttccgcgtgcactggatatctcgtagctgtcgctcacgtccagcgagtgaaggcacgtgcGCAGCGATCCAGTGGTGTCCCTATTCAGGTTAATGCCGgatcgcataggtaccacgtgccactctctgatggccaagatgtcgccagggcattcgtgcgcgtacgtgtgcttatccttctccagcttgatgctcgcagtacagttgccggcgtccagcgccagcgcgcacgagacgagcgagaagagaacgaggtaccacatccttccagtgacgcaggtcaaatgacgctactcctactcatcctctgcattatctgtgcggcggGGGAAAGAACACCAGGTGAAAtctcgctatctacgtcatccacttgAGCTTACCATTTttgcagcttccgtacgggtaggagtccacgtcattgtagaggtatcgtttgtcgtcgtacgccatcagacttcttttcacatttctgatggtgtacatgcactgtttctttcccactattgacacctgttcgtgcgatacgctggcgtgcttgaatagggtatcgcggtacgtatcatggaggaggtgtttgcgcacaatgtacTTTTTGatccctttagctcttgcaatttgttttcccccggctaatttgatggaatacattttggctttcaagcatattacttcctcaatgggtacgctacccgtttcacttttgaacgcgcgaagtctaccgcgattcctctcactgtacagtggatgatcacgatcgaaggaagacaagtctaaatggtcgtcggcgatcgaacgtaactgatcttcgtagtccttgcagaataggctgAGGATCAGAGAGTCCGTGTCAAaatagcaggtaatcaccggacaagtgagcttgctcaacagggtttcatagtagaatgagtacatggttaacttactcagttctaaaatcgtgaagccaatctgcagggggaaatcgcatcgcacttttcttttgcgcatttcgtacatgacacaatcaggggacaaaatttccattcgcgcgcattccgcccgactcccgaggcgactcgccgtctcctcatcgaaggctactcgaatgtctagcatattaaatttatttagcagcgtacgcccgaagaccatattatttgagattttatagaaatttttctcgaacgtcgtgctcgaggcgaCGCGTCTGACAACATTGTCCttgatgtagggacgcaggaatggtgcctgacgaaattttagaattctgtgaatttttgtcacctgcatgcccagtctacaatagagcgcgagcagcgcgtaattaGAGTTACTAAATAAGctagcgtagcttatttagtgactctatg is from Ornithodoros turicata isolate Travis chromosome 8, ASM3712646v1, whole genome shotgun sequence and encodes:
- the LOC135366592 gene encoding uncharacterized protein LOC135366592, which gives rise to MHWAPFSFFLCLLFVDTRCQSVAWEGEPALPNQPPSDLPRLSGVEVACGKRHMRVQLHFSGPFNGIVFSKGHHGQQDCVYVRPGSGATTLSFDVFYEKCGTKPDHHGNFYENTIVVQYGVDIIEAWDEAKRLRCEWHDAYEKSALKTPSIQLADLEVQELNFQGDSVGCWFEIQEGKGPWAKQVSSIVPLGSPLTMVIAINDRDKQFDMRVKSCSAHDGARGPPIQLTDEHGCVLRPKMLTAFMKVRDFSGRASVVAFSHFYAFKFPDSIEVQIQCIVEICRHGCPVECQNAQQQQQQQLHAASSQKVEKHHQHHHQVKDRPPSNDVEGIDSEGHPPIKRLPGPPIFVPPVPHPHHHQAGGQGQSLHAPRPPVFVPPVFKVPPPHAPPSHPIPFGARLPPTHARQPLYTGPVHPQPPGPLTHNGDDREEAPAVHDTTTFPTRFMPETRRPTPPPPLDEIQPVYVPSTQNIEETTEDVVTQYDYYETDAEAETIPPSTTQESATATHQGFHVPHSSTVEVNGEATEQGAAGSVQKSATHPTPADERYEVPVPEPGPSTQFNAIRPGPPMALDGYKPGKPHYPYPIPTFQATNPAVIQDRMDTIDPTEPTVTKVPIIVKEVKISGRFPSGPRSLRSKREAQGPSDQLGVRGIIKVVSGVDLAFLPNATRDGTPLYMGHYEQVIYGVCLPATGLAASVGAFVLLILCTTCIAAYLFYVLRTYQEKNRQSFMLGRFLTTHKGVRH